A section of the Bacteroidales bacterium genome encodes:
- a CDS encoding universal stress protein — translation MKNLIVPIDFSQHSLKGLEMALLFSRKMHVNIQMVYVQMKSSEIYAGPQLEEKKLAEKKFELIIKEYSKFLGNESRLRYIVKKGKVYEEIVNQAHSYKESMIITSTHGASGFEELFIGSNALKIISATDRPVITIRRDLASSDIKKIVLPIDNIPETRQKVVLASRIAMAFGSEVYVLTLSASKSQHVSQKLEAYTRQVIKFLESAKIKYQRSTAFGDNPADMTLEYATKVKADLIAIMTEKVSALTNLFFGSYAHQLINQSNIPVLNIKPQEIHLPRDFSTFGEA, via the coding sequence TTCATTAAAGGGGCTGGAGATGGCCCTGTTGTTTTCGCGAAAGATGCATGTAAACATTCAGATGGTTTATGTGCAAATGAAAAGCAGTGAAATTTACGCCGGTCCCCAGTTGGAAGAAAAGAAACTGGCCGAGAAGAAGTTCGAACTGATAATTAAAGAATACAGCAAGTTTCTGGGGAATGAGTCGCGGTTACGCTATATTGTTAAAAAAGGGAAAGTTTATGAAGAGATTGTGAATCAGGCTCATTCATACAAAGAAAGTATGATTATTACTTCAACGCATGGTGCTTCGGGTTTTGAAGAGCTTTTCATAGGGAGCAATGCCCTGAAAATTATTTCGGCAACCGACAGGCCTGTTATAACCATACGCAGGGACCTGGCTTCCTCCGACATAAAAAAGATTGTTTTACCAATTGACAATATTCCGGAAACCCGACAAAAAGTAGTGCTCGCTTCCCGGATTGCCATGGCTTTTGGCAGTGAAGTGTACGTACTTACATTAAGTGCATCAAAGAGTCAGCATGTTTCGCAGAAGCTGGAAGCCTATACGAGGCAGGTGATTAAATTTCTGGAGTCAGCAAAAATCAAGTATCAACGCAGTACTGCTTTCGGGGACAATCCGGCTGACATGACACTGGAATATGCCACGAAGGTGAAGGCCGATTTGATTGCTATCATGACGGAAAAAGTGTCGGCCCTTACCAATTTGTTTTTCGGGAGTTATGCCCATCAGCTGATCAACCAGTCTAATATACCCGTATTAAACATCAAACCTCAGGAAATTCATCTTCCACGTGATTTCAGTACTTTTGGGGAGGCTTAA